A DNA window from Hordeum vulgare subsp. vulgare chromosome 1H, MorexV3_pseudomolecules_assembly, whole genome shotgun sequence contains the following coding sequences:
- the LOC123452239 gene encoding CTP synthase-like isoform X2: MKYVLVTGGVVSGLGKGVTASSIGVVLKACGLRITSIKIDPYLNTDAGTMSPFEHGEVFVLDDGGEVDLDLGNYERFLEIKLTRDNNITTGKIYQSVINKEREGEYLGKTVQVVPHITNAIQDWIERVAMVPVDGQEGPADVCVIELGGTIGDIESMPFIEALGQFSYRVGAGNFCLVHVSLVPVLNVVGEQKTKPTQHSVRGLRGLGLTPNMLACRSTKELEENVKEKLSQFCHVPAANIFTLYDVSNIWHIPLLLRDQKAHNAILKVLNLESVAQEPKLDEWVARATLYDTLQDEVRIAMVGKYTGLSDSYLSVLKALLHASVSCRKKLVVDWVASTDLEDSTASEAPEAYNAAWSLLKGADGVLVPGGFGDRGVKGKMMAAKYARENNVPYLGICLGMQLAVVEFARHVMKFPDADSTEFNPNTKTPCVIFMPEGSKTHMGGTMRLGSRRTFFKVTDCKSAKLYGDVNFVDERHRHRYEVNPDMVPAFENAGLQFVGKDETGQRMEIIEIPDHPFFIGVQFHPEFKSTPSKPSPLFVGLIAAACGQLDQVLQDSCNGHVVVAKHKLGDSSSTPLIHQNGHAQKQANGGVANGTCHANGNGSTHG, encoded by the exons ATGAAGTACGTCCTGGTGACCGGCGGCGTGGTGAGCGGGCTCGGGAAGGGGGTGACGGCAAGCAGCATCGGCGTCGTGCTCAAGGCCTGCGGCCTCCGCATTACCTCCATCAAGATCG ATCCTTACCTTAACACCGATGCTGGAACCATGTCTCCTTTTGAACATGGCGAAGTGTTTGTTCTAGATGATGGTGGCGAG GTGGACTTGGATCTTGGAAACTATGAGAGGTTTCTAGAAATTAAGCTGACACGCGACAATAACATAACTACTGGAAAGATCTACCAG TCTGTtattaataaagaaagagagggagaATACCTGGGAAAGACTGTGCAG GTTGTCCCGCACATCACAAATGCCATACAAGATTGGATCGAGCGTGTTGCAATGGTTCCTGTTGATGGCCAGGAGGGACCTGCCGATGTCTGTGTTATAGAACTGGGTGGCACTATAG GGGATATTGAATCCATGCCATTTATTGAAGCTCTAGGTCAATTCTCCTATCGTGTTG GTGCTGGTAATTTCTGTTTGGTACATGTCAGTCTTGTTCCGGTATTGAATGTTGTCGGTGAGCAG AAAACTAAGCCAACTCAACACAGTGTGCGTGGTTTGAGAGGACTTGGTCTCACGCCAAATATGTTAGCTTGTCGCAGTACTAAG GAGTTGGAGGAAAATGTGAAAGAAAAACTCTCTCAGTTCTGTCATGTGCCG GCCGCTAATATTTTTACTCTATATGATGTTTCGAACATTTGGCATATTCCTTTGCTGTTAAGG GACCAGAAAGCACACAATGCTATTCTTAAAGTTCTGAATCTTGAAAG CGTTGCCCAGGAGCCGAAGTTGGACGAATGGGTGGCAAGGGCTACTTTATACGACACCCTACAGGATGAA GTGAGGATTGCCATGGTTGGAAAGTACACTGGTCTTTCTGATTCATACCTTTCTGTGTTAAAG GCTCTTTTGCATGCTTCTGTCTCTTGCCGCAAAAAACTTGTTGTAGATTGGGTTGCTTCAACTGATCTTGAGGATTCAACTGCCTCTGAG GCACCTGAGGCTTACAATGCAGCATGGAGTTTATTGAAG GGTGCTGATGGCGTTTTAGTCCCCGGTGGCTTCGGGGACAGAGGTGTTAAAGGGAAAATGATGGCTGCTAAGTATGCCCGTGAAAACAATGTTCCCTATCTTGGCATATGCCTTGGCATGCAGCTTGCTGTTGTAGAGTTTGCGCGCCATGTTATGAAATTCCCTGATGCAGACAGCACAGAATTTAATCCCAATACGAAGACCCCATGTGTTATTTTTATGCCAGAG GGTTCAAAAACACATATGGGTGGGACCATGCGCCTTGGATCAAGGAGAACATTTTTCAAGGTTACTGACTGCAAATCTGCCAAGCT CTATGGTGATGTCAACTTCGTAGATGAGAGGCATCGGCACAGATATGAG GTAAATCCTGATATGGTGCCAGCATTTGAAAATGCCGGACTTCAGTTTGTTGGCAAGGACGAGACTGGACAGAGAATGGAG ATCATTGAAATACCTGATCACCCGTTCTTCATCGGCGTCCAATTCCATCCGGAGTTCAAGTCAACGCCTTCAAAACCTTCACCTCTATTTGTCG GACTAATCGCTGCAGCGTGCGGGCAACTGGACCAGGTGCTGCAGGACAGCTGCAATGGCCATGTGGTTGTGGCTAAACACAAGCTTGGCGACAGCTCCTCAACACCCCTAATACACCAGAACGGGCACGCGCAGAAGCAAGCCAATGGTGGTGTAGCAAATGGAACCTGCCATGCCAACGGCAATGGCAGTACCCATGGTTAG
- the LOC123452239 gene encoding CTP synthase-like isoform X1, whose translation MKYVLVTGGVVSGLGKGVTASSIGVVLKACGLRITSIKIDPYLNTDAGTMSPFEHGEVFVLDDGGEVDLDLGNYERFLEIKLTRDNNITTGKIYQSVINKEREGEYLGKTVQVVPHITNAIQDWIERVAMVPVDGQEGPADVCVIELGGTIGDIESMPFIEALGQFSYRVGAGNFCLVHVSLVPVLNVVGEQKTKPTQHSVRGLRGLGLTPNMLACRSTKELEENVKEKLSQFCHVPAANIFTLYDVSNIWHIPLLLRDQKAHNAILKVLNLESVAQEPKLDEWVARATLYDTLQDEVGFCLTFAIVLSVWKPLLRPTCTVLLFQVRIAMVGKYTGLSDSYLSVLKALLHASVSCRKKLVVDWVASTDLEDSTASEAPEAYNAAWSLLKGADGVLVPGGFGDRGVKGKMMAAKYARENNVPYLGICLGMQLAVVEFARHVMKFPDADSTEFNPNTKTPCVIFMPEGSKTHMGGTMRLGSRRTFFKVTDCKSAKLYGDVNFVDERHRHRYEVNPDMVPAFENAGLQFVGKDETGQRMEIIEIPDHPFFIGVQFHPEFKSTPSKPSPLFVGLIAAACGQLDQVLQDSCNGHVVVAKHKLGDSSSTPLIHQNGHAQKQANGGVANGTCHANGNGSTHG comes from the exons ATGAAGTACGTCCTGGTGACCGGCGGCGTGGTGAGCGGGCTCGGGAAGGGGGTGACGGCAAGCAGCATCGGCGTCGTGCTCAAGGCCTGCGGCCTCCGCATTACCTCCATCAAGATCG ATCCTTACCTTAACACCGATGCTGGAACCATGTCTCCTTTTGAACATGGCGAAGTGTTTGTTCTAGATGATGGTGGCGAG GTGGACTTGGATCTTGGAAACTATGAGAGGTTTCTAGAAATTAAGCTGACACGCGACAATAACATAACTACTGGAAAGATCTACCAG TCTGTtattaataaagaaagagagggagaATACCTGGGAAAGACTGTGCAG GTTGTCCCGCACATCACAAATGCCATACAAGATTGGATCGAGCGTGTTGCAATGGTTCCTGTTGATGGCCAGGAGGGACCTGCCGATGTCTGTGTTATAGAACTGGGTGGCACTATAG GGGATATTGAATCCATGCCATTTATTGAAGCTCTAGGTCAATTCTCCTATCGTGTTG GTGCTGGTAATTTCTGTTTGGTACATGTCAGTCTTGTTCCGGTATTGAATGTTGTCGGTGAGCAG AAAACTAAGCCAACTCAACACAGTGTGCGTGGTTTGAGAGGACTTGGTCTCACGCCAAATATGTTAGCTTGTCGCAGTACTAAG GAGTTGGAGGAAAATGTGAAAGAAAAACTCTCTCAGTTCTGTCATGTGCCG GCCGCTAATATTTTTACTCTATATGATGTTTCGAACATTTGGCATATTCCTTTGCTGTTAAGG GACCAGAAAGCACACAATGCTATTCTTAAAGTTCTGAATCTTGAAAG CGTTGCCCAGGAGCCGAAGTTGGACGAATGGGTGGCAAGGGCTACTTTATACGACACCCTACAGGATGAAGTTGGTTTCTGTTTGACCTTTGCAATTGTTTTATCTGTCTGGAAACCTTTACTTAGGCCCACTTGTACTGTACTGTTGTTTCAGGTGAGGATTGCCATGGTTGGAAAGTACACTGGTCTTTCTGATTCATACCTTTCTGTGTTAAAG GCTCTTTTGCATGCTTCTGTCTCTTGCCGCAAAAAACTTGTTGTAGATTGGGTTGCTTCAACTGATCTTGAGGATTCAACTGCCTCTGAG GCACCTGAGGCTTACAATGCAGCATGGAGTTTATTGAAG GGTGCTGATGGCGTTTTAGTCCCCGGTGGCTTCGGGGACAGAGGTGTTAAAGGGAAAATGATGGCTGCTAAGTATGCCCGTGAAAACAATGTTCCCTATCTTGGCATATGCCTTGGCATGCAGCTTGCTGTTGTAGAGTTTGCGCGCCATGTTATGAAATTCCCTGATGCAGACAGCACAGAATTTAATCCCAATACGAAGACCCCATGTGTTATTTTTATGCCAGAG GGTTCAAAAACACATATGGGTGGGACCATGCGCCTTGGATCAAGGAGAACATTTTTCAAGGTTACTGACTGCAAATCTGCCAAGCT CTATGGTGATGTCAACTTCGTAGATGAGAGGCATCGGCACAGATATGAG GTAAATCCTGATATGGTGCCAGCATTTGAAAATGCCGGACTTCAGTTTGTTGGCAAGGACGAGACTGGACAGAGAATGGAG ATCATTGAAATACCTGATCACCCGTTCTTCATCGGCGTCCAATTCCATCCGGAGTTCAAGTCAACGCCTTCAAAACCTTCACCTCTATTTGTCG GACTAATCGCTGCAGCGTGCGGGCAACTGGACCAGGTGCTGCAGGACAGCTGCAATGGCCATGTGGTTGTGGCTAAACACAAGCTTGGCGACAGCTCCTCAACACCCCTAATACACCAGAACGGGCACGCGCAGAAGCAAGCCAATGGTGGTGTAGCAAATGGAACCTGCCATGCCAACGGCAATGGCAGTACCCATGGTTAG